Proteins from a genomic interval of Salvelinus alpinus chromosome 7, SLU_Salpinus.1, whole genome shotgun sequence:
- the LOC139581352 gene encoding FERM and PDZ domain-containing protein 1-like isoform X1, with the protein MEEKERSRSRSLSRSRRATRVQQVVGTLIRRTRESLSRERILGDGRSNRSGSVTSQNFPVRLTVQIVRDPVLDSSGHGFSLSKQHPLLVRDVATGGPADGILYPGDQVIQINDLLVDHLSYEQLQEITKDLEDFVTMTILRNMTGPKSSIMSAEKRARLRSNPIKVRFAEEVVVNGHTQGNSLLFLPNVLKVYLENGQTKAFKFDTTTTVKDIVLTLKDKLSLRCIEYFALVLEQQYSITKLLLLHEDEFIHKAVQKKENSSHDYRCLFRVCFIPRDPLELLQEDPTAFDYLFLQSVGDVLQERFAVEMKCNTALRLAALHMHERLNSIGSTRTSIRSITKEFGLDSFISPTLLSNMREKDLRKAISYHLKKIQSLLEPQQKVIPATQARLAYLTQLAELISYGGRSYTATMMLQDREALVSLLVGARYGLSQVVNHKLNMVSTLVEFSSISRVELLSESDRVSLLRISLHDIKPFALLMDSLAAKDLACLLGGYCKLLVDPRVCVFRLGRPKVRVHRIPAEEGVCEGKFAVIEGVCYESLTSYVSRCCSDSDDSSDEDYPAEPPPTHTRKRHAPASKDREGWRRGKEEQRGAEGKKERAEKEDKDKHEVKIIVTSEKDMEVEEEDGREDGGREIHLGGNANKGRVEQDMVLDTNWYHTDARVNSSFSSLSSGSLSAALEESGATAAARGEDPAKASSRVDALREDSPSRRSKQPTRGTTTLDVHHPFLLEVTAPSPQRQREGAPGSTASAPVRPTNLSYRSNDSSCLCFAELSQGSYLPSPPEATSDEEETEEVQDDDDEEELRRLSKIPSQIDLRLIDKICARSNKTASNNKLDIPRVIPNLTSCEKRTVCSSAHKGEERLSIHSGDSEPFLTPSPNPPAPIARESASESDDEFFDAQERFTPPVPSDGTENSLDAADNKRHSKRWSGTGNGLPVVPEREPPSPLKKKHSSPDHKKQQETQRDPKPHSNQASTQRVDAKTKPPPLAPKPQLPIKPELAPKPQMGPQRSPQRGGPYSHCNGDAGGGHAGLLEVDTMEPDTMEFKSVTSGAGGLPLASPLITAVRKSQQPPAGPQGVENGPKIENSSKQENGSKNGTPHVLPKDRVPVTADNRRADVETKTNRVSLLKGQVRTGVGVDPPKKLPSLSPIPHSASGDEIRLSLATPPPLSPKPSPPSLHPLSVLPIPVSPNKKEGMCPPNGLHPWVSCNGSNQTGRRVSLSQENMSPKNTDAPLSLTTSLTTSSKGTAGDPESTGKSGSGSDLRVSSSSLGGRLPTSALRGRIQALPWYMTRSQEILGTLDHSSTSSINGDVTSGYGSGLSVSGASEVSKVTAQATVGETAGGKGKKEVVEDGAEVVIATIKEFQEVTPRAKEANGTSGSNPNLTLRENGAHVLEPYGFLGSCKSEQPQSRPHSEVGLGGGSGPPLEGDSLEHTSPPAHREVCGCRTVYANCFSGDVEDGCGFDEELTIYEFSKRTRPKPAHSTPLASPTSPIPSPNILSLLRDTPRPLSTLSTTSSELSPLLSRPVSPTPPIGSLRSLTNKHYGGLKGGFVSLRQDINQLLLVLAGPPPSSEPSKTDQDEGGEGGPNPTQGEGPTACCGGASPPPMTEAERNLLQAEARRLATGCQRATRVGWAPEEALRSLSNTFSALVQLSAACLRTHPCPGCDACRNGGQIQSTDDDGGQEEALDKLKEIVGLYREFVGAVETAGAGAGSGSSGGTGSGDGQGEGEGVRLLAKRCTVLISSVFALTQLFRTHSPDTPGHTPLNF; encoded by the exons gaggccCAGCAGATGGGATACTGTACCCAGGAGACCAGGTGATACAGATCAATGACCTGCTGGTGGACCATCTCAGCTATGAACAACTGCAAGAAATCACCAA GGACTTGGAGGACTTTGTCACAATGACAATCCTAAGGAACATGAca GGTCCTAAGTCGTCCATCATGTCGGCAGAGAAGAGGGCTCGTCTGAGGAGTAACCCAATCAAAGTACGCTTCGCAGAGGAAGTGGTTGTCAACGGTCACACTCAG GGGAACTCTCTTCTGTTCCTGCCCAATGTTCTGAAGGTGTATCTGGAGAACGGACAGACCAAGGCCTTCAAGTTTGACACTACCACCACCGTCAAA gACATCGTTCTGACTCTGAAGGACAAGTTGTCTCTCCGCTGCATTGAGTACTTTGCTCTGGTGCTGGAACAGCAGTACAGCATCACCAAGCTACTGCTGCTGCACGAGGACGAGTTCATACACAAG GCGGTGCAGAAGAAGGAAAACAGCAGCCATGACTACAGGTGTCTGTTCCGGGTCTGTTTCATTCCCAGAGACCCCCTGGAGCTGCTACAGGAAGACCCCACCGCCTTCGACTACCTCTTCCTCCAG agcGTCGGGGACGTTCTACAGGAGAGGTTTGCGGTGGAGATGAAGTGCAACACTGCACTGCGTCTGGCTGCCCTGCACATGCACGAGAGACTGAACAGTATAGGCTCCACACGGACCTCTATCAGGAGCATcac GAAAGAGTTTGGTCTGGACAGCTTCATCTCTCCCACTCTGCTCAGTAACATGAGAGAGAAGGACCTGAGGAAAGCCATCAGCTATCACCTCAAGAAGATCCAGTCACTGCTGGAGCCACAACAGAAG gtgATCCCAGCCACCCAGGCCCGGCTGGCCTACCTCACTCAGCTTGCAGAGCTCATCTCCTACGGGGGCCGCTCCTACACAGCCACCATGATG TTGCAGGACCGGGAGGCGCTGGTCAGTCTGTTGGTGGGGGCGCGCTATGGCCTGAGTCAGGTGGTCAACCACAAGCTCAACATGGTGTCAACCCTGGTAGAGTTCAGCAGCATCAGTAGAGTGGAGCTGCTCTCTGAGTCAGACAGAGTCAGCCTGCTACGCATCTCCCTGCATGACATCAAG cctttTGCCTTACTGATGGACTCTCTGGCAGCCAAAGACCTGGCGTGTCTACTGGGGGGCTACTGCAAGCTCCTGGTGGaccccagagtgtgtgtgttccgTCTGGGACGCCCCAAGGTCCGGGTGCACAGGATACCTGCTGAGGAAGGTGTGTGTGAAGGGAAGTTCGCCGTTATAGAGGGAGTTTGCTATGAATCGCTGACAA GCTATGTGTCCCGCTGCTGTAGTGACTCCGATGACTCTTCAGATGAGGACTACCCCGCCGAGCCTCCGCCAACGCACACCCGTAAACGCCACGCACCCGCCAGCAAAgacagggaggggtggaggagaggaaaggaggagcagagaggagcggagggaaagaaagaaagagctgAAAAAGAAGACAAAGATAAACATGAGGTGAAGATCATTGTGACGTCAGAGAAGGACATGGAAGTTGAGGAAGAGGACGGAAgagaagatggaggaagagagatacATCTAGGAGGTAACGCCAATAAAGGAAGAGTGGAACAGGACATGGTTCTGGACACTAACTGGTACCACACAGACGCGCGGGTCAACAGTAGCTTCTCCAGCCTGTCTAGTGGCTCTTTGAGTGCTGCCCTGGAGGAAAGCGGTGCCACAGCTGCAGCCAGGGGAGAGGACCCAGCCAAGGCCTCCTCTCGTGTGGACGCCTTGCGTGAGGACAGCCCCTCTCGCCGGTCCAAACAGCCGACTCGGGGGACCACCACCCTGGATGTCCACCATCCGTTCCTCCTGGAGGTCACAGCTCCCTCTCCACAGCGCCAGAGAGAGGGCGCCCCCGGCAGCACGGCCTCCGCCCCCGTGCGCCCCACCAACCTGAGTTATCGTAGCAACGATAGCTCGTGTCTTTGCTTCGCCGAGCTTTCCCAAGGCAGCTACCTCCCCAGCCCCCCCGAGGCCACCAGCGACGAGGAGGAGACGGAGGAAGTTCAGgatgacgatgatgaggaggaactGAGACGGCTCTCTAAGATACCCAGTCAGATAGACCTGCGCCTCATCGACAAGATCTGCGCCCGGTCTAACAAAACTGCTTCTAACAACAAGTTAGACATCCCCAGAGTCATCCCCAACCTCACCTCCTGTGAAAAGAGGACTGTTTGTAGCTCCGCCCACAAAGGGGAGGAGCGTCTATCAATTCACTCTGGAGATTCCGAGCCTTTCCTAACGCCGTCCCCTAACCCTCCTGCTCCTATTGCTAGGGAAAGTGCTTCGGAGTCAGATGATGAGTTCTTCGATGCCCAGGAGCGGTTCACTCCTCCAGTTCCTTCTGATGGTACAG aaaaCAGTTTGGATGCGGCTGACAATAAGAGGCACAGTAAACGCTGGAGTGGTACAGGGAACGGACTGCCAGTGGTACCAGAGAGGGAGCCTCCCTCACCCCTCAAAAAGAAGCACTCCTCCCCTGACCACAAGAAACAGCAGGAGACCCAACGAGACCCAAAGCCCCACTCAAACCAGGCTTCCACTCAGAGGGTTGATGCCAAGACCAAGCCTCCACCATTGGCCCCCAAGCCCCAGCTACCCATAAAACCTGAACTGGCCCCCAAGCCCCAGATGGGCCCCCAGAGGTCTCCCCAGCGCGGCGGTCCATACTCCCACTGTAACGGAGATGCTGGTGGAGGCCATGCGGGCCTGCTGGAGGTAGACACCATGGAACCAGACACCATGGAGTTTAAATCAGTCACCTCGGGAGCGGGGGGGCTTCCGCTCGCCTCCCCCCTCATCACGGCGGTACGGAAGAGCCAGCAACCTCCTGCTGGTCCACAGGGTGTGGAGAACGGGCCTAAGATAGAGAACAGTTCGAAGCAAGAGAACGGTTCTAAGAACGGGACTCCCCACGTGCTTCCTAAGGACCGTGTTCCGGTCACTGCTGACAACAGGAGAGCTGATGTTGAAACTAAAACAAACAGGGTTTCCCTGCTGAAGGGACAGGTCAGAACGGGGGTTGGGGTGGACCCCCCAAAAAAGCTGCCAAGTTTGTCCCCCATTCCACATTCTGCTTCAGGAGATGAGATCAGGTTGAGCCTggccacccctccaccactctctcccaaaccctcccctccttctctccatcccctaTCAGTCCTCCCCATCCCGGTCTCACCAAATAAGAAAGAGGGGATGTGTCCACCGAACGGTCTCCACCCCTGGGTTAGTTGCAACGGTAGCAATCAGACCGGGAGGAGGGTCTCTCTGAGTCAAGAGAACATGTCGCCCAAAAATACAGACGCCCCCCTCAGCCTGACCACCTccctcaccacctcctctaaAGGGACAGCGGGAGACCCAGAGAGCACAGGAAAGTCAGGGTCAGGTTCAGACCTGAGGGTCAGCTCATCCAGCCTGGGGGGACGTCTGCCTACCTCAGCCCTGAGAGGGAGGATCCAGGCCCTGCCCTGGTACATGACCCGCTCCCAGGAGATCCTGGGCACCCTGGACCACTCTTCCACCAGCTCCATCAACGGGGATGTCACGTCCGGCTACGGCTCCGGTCTGTCAGTCAGTGGAGCCTCTGAGGTGAGCAAGGTCACTGCCCAGGCAACAGTTGGTGAGACTGCAGGGGGAAAAGGGAAGAAGGAAGTGGTGGAGGATGGAGCCGAGGTTGTCATAGCAACCATCAAAGAGTTCCAGGAAGTGACTCCACGTGCGAAGGAGGCCAACGGGACGAGCGGGTCGAACCCCAACCTGACCCTGAGAGAAAACGGCGCACACGTCTTAGAACCCTACGGATTCCTGGGGTCCTGCAAGTCGGAGCAGCCTCAGTCCAGGCCCCACTCAGAGGTGGGGTTAGGGGGCGGTTCAGGCCCGCCCCTAGAGGGGGACTCTCTGGAGCACACCTCTCCCCCGGCCCACCGTGAGGTGTGCGGCTGCCGCACAGTCTACGCCAACTGCTTCAGCGGTGACGTGGAGGACGGCTGTGGCTTCGACGAGGAGCTCACCATCTACGAGTTCTCCAAGCGCACGCGCCCCAAACCAGCCCATTCTACACCCCTGgcctcccccacctcccccatCCCCTCCCCCAACATCCTGTCCCTGCTGAGAGACACCCCTCgccccctctccaccctctccaccacCTCCTCAGAGCTCAGCCCACTCCTGTCCCGCCCTGTCTCCCCCACGCCCCCCATCGGCTCCCTGCGTTCCCTCACCAACAAGCACTACGGGGGGCTGAAAGGGGGCTTCGTCTCCCTGAGACAAGACATCAATCAGCTCCTACTGGTCCTGGCTGGGCCACCACCATCATCAGAACCCTCCAAAACAGATCAGGATGAGGGTGGAGAAGGGGGACCCAACCCAACCCAAGGGGAGGGTCCAACCGCGTGCTGTGGAGGTGCAAGTCCTCCGCCCATGACGGAGGCTGAGAGGAATTTACTCCAGGCGGAGGCACGACGGTTGGCAACAGGGTGCCAACGTGCCACGCGTGTGGGCTGGGCTCCAGAGGAGGCGCTTCGTTCCTTATCCAACACTTTCAGTGCCCTGGTGCAGCTCTCCGCAGCCTGCCTGAGAACACACCCCTGTCCTGGATGTGACGCCTGCCGCAACGGGGGTCAGATCCAGAGCACTGATGATGATGGGGGCCAGGAGGAGGCTCTGGACAAGCTGAAGGAGATCGTAGGGCTGTACAGGGAGTTTGTTGGGGCTGTGGAGACTGCTGGAGCCGGGGCCGGGTCTGGGTCCAGCGGTGGGACGGGGTCTGGGGATGGACAGGGAGAGGGCGAGGGGGTGAGGCTTCTGGCCAAACGGTGCACGGTGCTCATCTCTTCCGTCTTTGCGCTAACACAGCTGTTCAGGACGCACTCGCCGGACACGCCAGGTCACACACCTCTCAACTTTTGA
- the LOC139581352 gene encoding FERM and PDZ domain-containing protein 1-like isoform X2 encodes MEEKERSRSRSLSRSRRATRVQQVVGTLIRRTRESLSRERILGDGRSNRSGSVTSQNFPVRLTVQIVRDPVLDSSGHGFSLSKQHPLLVRDVATGGPADGILYPGDQVIQINDLLVDHLSYEQLQEITKDLEDFVTMTILRNMTGPKSSIMSAEKRARLRSNPIKVRFAEEVVVNGHTQGNSLLFLPNVLKVYLENGQTKAFKFDTTTTVKDIVLTLKDKLSLRCIEYFALVLEQQYSITKLLLLHEDEFIHKAVQKKENSSHDYRCLFRVCFIPRDPLELLQEDPTAFDYLFLQSVGDVLQERFAVEMKCNTALRLAALHMHERLNSIGSTRTSIRSITKEFGLDSFISPTLLSNMREKDLRKAISYHLKKIQSLLEPQQKVIPATQARLAYLTQLAELISYGGRSYTATMMLQDREALVSLLVGARYGLSQVVNHKLNMVSTLVEFSSISRVELLSESDRVSLLRISLHDIKPFALLMDSLAAKDLACLLGGYCKLLVDPRVCVFRLGRPKVRVHRIPAEEGYVSRCCSDSDDSSDEDYPAEPPPTHTRKRHAPASKDREGWRRGKEEQRGAEGKKERAEKEDKDKHEVKIIVTSEKDMEVEEEDGREDGGREIHLGGNANKGRVEQDMVLDTNWYHTDARVNSSFSSLSSGSLSAALEESGATAAARGEDPAKASSRVDALREDSPSRRSKQPTRGTTTLDVHHPFLLEVTAPSPQRQREGAPGSTASAPVRPTNLSYRSNDSSCLCFAELSQGSYLPSPPEATSDEEETEEVQDDDDEEELRRLSKIPSQIDLRLIDKICARSNKTASNNKLDIPRVIPNLTSCEKRTVCSSAHKGEERLSIHSGDSEPFLTPSPNPPAPIARESASESDDEFFDAQERFTPPVPSDGTENSLDAADNKRHSKRWSGTGNGLPVVPEREPPSPLKKKHSSPDHKKQQETQRDPKPHSNQASTQRVDAKTKPPPLAPKPQLPIKPELAPKPQMGPQRSPQRGGPYSHCNGDAGGGHAGLLEVDTMEPDTMEFKSVTSGAGGLPLASPLITAVRKSQQPPAGPQGVENGPKIENSSKQENGSKNGTPHVLPKDRVPVTADNRRADVETKTNRVSLLKGQVRTGVGVDPPKKLPSLSPIPHSASGDEIRLSLATPPPLSPKPSPPSLHPLSVLPIPVSPNKKEGMCPPNGLHPWVSCNGSNQTGRRVSLSQENMSPKNTDAPLSLTTSLTTSSKGTAGDPESTGKSGSGSDLRVSSSSLGGRLPTSALRGRIQALPWYMTRSQEILGTLDHSSTSSINGDVTSGYGSGLSVSGASEVSKVTAQATVGETAGGKGKKEVVEDGAEVVIATIKEFQEVTPRAKEANGTSGSNPNLTLRENGAHVLEPYGFLGSCKSEQPQSRPHSEVGLGGGSGPPLEGDSLEHTSPPAHREVCGCRTVYANCFSGDVEDGCGFDEELTIYEFSKRTRPKPAHSTPLASPTSPIPSPNILSLLRDTPRPLSTLSTTSSELSPLLSRPVSPTPPIGSLRSLTNKHYGGLKGGFVSLRQDINQLLLVLAGPPPSSEPSKTDQDEGGEGGPNPTQGEGPTACCGGASPPPMTEAERNLLQAEARRLATGCQRATRVGWAPEEALRSLSNTFSALVQLSAACLRTHPCPGCDACRNGGQIQSTDDDGGQEEALDKLKEIVGLYREFVGAVETAGAGAGSGSSGGTGSGDGQGEGEGVRLLAKRCTVLISSVFALTQLFRTHSPDTPGHTPLNF; translated from the exons gaggccCAGCAGATGGGATACTGTACCCAGGAGACCAGGTGATACAGATCAATGACCTGCTGGTGGACCATCTCAGCTATGAACAACTGCAAGAAATCACCAA GGACTTGGAGGACTTTGTCACAATGACAATCCTAAGGAACATGAca GGTCCTAAGTCGTCCATCATGTCGGCAGAGAAGAGGGCTCGTCTGAGGAGTAACCCAATCAAAGTACGCTTCGCAGAGGAAGTGGTTGTCAACGGTCACACTCAG GGGAACTCTCTTCTGTTCCTGCCCAATGTTCTGAAGGTGTATCTGGAGAACGGACAGACCAAGGCCTTCAAGTTTGACACTACCACCACCGTCAAA gACATCGTTCTGACTCTGAAGGACAAGTTGTCTCTCCGCTGCATTGAGTACTTTGCTCTGGTGCTGGAACAGCAGTACAGCATCACCAAGCTACTGCTGCTGCACGAGGACGAGTTCATACACAAG GCGGTGCAGAAGAAGGAAAACAGCAGCCATGACTACAGGTGTCTGTTCCGGGTCTGTTTCATTCCCAGAGACCCCCTGGAGCTGCTACAGGAAGACCCCACCGCCTTCGACTACCTCTTCCTCCAG agcGTCGGGGACGTTCTACAGGAGAGGTTTGCGGTGGAGATGAAGTGCAACACTGCACTGCGTCTGGCTGCCCTGCACATGCACGAGAGACTGAACAGTATAGGCTCCACACGGACCTCTATCAGGAGCATcac GAAAGAGTTTGGTCTGGACAGCTTCATCTCTCCCACTCTGCTCAGTAACATGAGAGAGAAGGACCTGAGGAAAGCCATCAGCTATCACCTCAAGAAGATCCAGTCACTGCTGGAGCCACAACAGAAG gtgATCCCAGCCACCCAGGCCCGGCTGGCCTACCTCACTCAGCTTGCAGAGCTCATCTCCTACGGGGGCCGCTCCTACACAGCCACCATGATG TTGCAGGACCGGGAGGCGCTGGTCAGTCTGTTGGTGGGGGCGCGCTATGGCCTGAGTCAGGTGGTCAACCACAAGCTCAACATGGTGTCAACCCTGGTAGAGTTCAGCAGCATCAGTAGAGTGGAGCTGCTCTCTGAGTCAGACAGAGTCAGCCTGCTACGCATCTCCCTGCATGACATCAAG cctttTGCCTTACTGATGGACTCTCTGGCAGCCAAAGACCTGGCGTGTCTACTGGGGGGCTACTGCAAGCTCCTGGTGGaccccagagtgtgtgtgttccgTCTGGGACGCCCCAAGGTCCGGGTGCACAGGATACCTGCTGAGGAAG GCTATGTGTCCCGCTGCTGTAGTGACTCCGATGACTCTTCAGATGAGGACTACCCCGCCGAGCCTCCGCCAACGCACACCCGTAAACGCCACGCACCCGCCAGCAAAgacagggaggggtggaggagaggaaaggaggagcagagaggagcggagggaaagaaagaaagagctgAAAAAGAAGACAAAGATAAACATGAGGTGAAGATCATTGTGACGTCAGAGAAGGACATGGAAGTTGAGGAAGAGGACGGAAgagaagatggaggaagagagatacATCTAGGAGGTAACGCCAATAAAGGAAGAGTGGAACAGGACATGGTTCTGGACACTAACTGGTACCACACAGACGCGCGGGTCAACAGTAGCTTCTCCAGCCTGTCTAGTGGCTCTTTGAGTGCTGCCCTGGAGGAAAGCGGTGCCACAGCTGCAGCCAGGGGAGAGGACCCAGCCAAGGCCTCCTCTCGTGTGGACGCCTTGCGTGAGGACAGCCCCTCTCGCCGGTCCAAACAGCCGACTCGGGGGACCACCACCCTGGATGTCCACCATCCGTTCCTCCTGGAGGTCACAGCTCCCTCTCCACAGCGCCAGAGAGAGGGCGCCCCCGGCAGCACGGCCTCCGCCCCCGTGCGCCCCACCAACCTGAGTTATCGTAGCAACGATAGCTCGTGTCTTTGCTTCGCCGAGCTTTCCCAAGGCAGCTACCTCCCCAGCCCCCCCGAGGCCACCAGCGACGAGGAGGAGACGGAGGAAGTTCAGgatgacgatgatgaggaggaactGAGACGGCTCTCTAAGATACCCAGTCAGATAGACCTGCGCCTCATCGACAAGATCTGCGCCCGGTCTAACAAAACTGCTTCTAACAACAAGTTAGACATCCCCAGAGTCATCCCCAACCTCACCTCCTGTGAAAAGAGGACTGTTTGTAGCTCCGCCCACAAAGGGGAGGAGCGTCTATCAATTCACTCTGGAGATTCCGAGCCTTTCCTAACGCCGTCCCCTAACCCTCCTGCTCCTATTGCTAGGGAAAGTGCTTCGGAGTCAGATGATGAGTTCTTCGATGCCCAGGAGCGGTTCACTCCTCCAGTTCCTTCTGATGGTACAG aaaaCAGTTTGGATGCGGCTGACAATAAGAGGCACAGTAAACGCTGGAGTGGTACAGGGAACGGACTGCCAGTGGTACCAGAGAGGGAGCCTCCCTCACCCCTCAAAAAGAAGCACTCCTCCCCTGACCACAAGAAACAGCAGGAGACCCAACGAGACCCAAAGCCCCACTCAAACCAGGCTTCCACTCAGAGGGTTGATGCCAAGACCAAGCCTCCACCATTGGCCCCCAAGCCCCAGCTACCCATAAAACCTGAACTGGCCCCCAAGCCCCAGATGGGCCCCCAGAGGTCTCCCCAGCGCGGCGGTCCATACTCCCACTGTAACGGAGATGCTGGTGGAGGCCATGCGGGCCTGCTGGAGGTAGACACCATGGAACCAGACACCATGGAGTTTAAATCAGTCACCTCGGGAGCGGGGGGGCTTCCGCTCGCCTCCCCCCTCATCACGGCGGTACGGAAGAGCCAGCAACCTCCTGCTGGTCCACAGGGTGTGGAGAACGGGCCTAAGATAGAGAACAGTTCGAAGCAAGAGAACGGTTCTAAGAACGGGACTCCCCACGTGCTTCCTAAGGACCGTGTTCCGGTCACTGCTGACAACAGGAGAGCTGATGTTGAAACTAAAACAAACAGGGTTTCCCTGCTGAAGGGACAGGTCAGAACGGGGGTTGGGGTGGACCCCCCAAAAAAGCTGCCAAGTTTGTCCCCCATTCCACATTCTGCTTCAGGAGATGAGATCAGGTTGAGCCTggccacccctccaccactctctcccaaaccctcccctccttctctccatcccctaTCAGTCCTCCCCATCCCGGTCTCACCAAATAAGAAAGAGGGGATGTGTCCACCGAACGGTCTCCACCCCTGGGTTAGTTGCAACGGTAGCAATCAGACCGGGAGGAGGGTCTCTCTGAGTCAAGAGAACATGTCGCCCAAAAATACAGACGCCCCCCTCAGCCTGACCACCTccctcaccacctcctctaaAGGGACAGCGGGAGACCCAGAGAGCACAGGAAAGTCAGGGTCAGGTTCAGACCTGAGGGTCAGCTCATCCAGCCTGGGGGGACGTCTGCCTACCTCAGCCCTGAGAGGGAGGATCCAGGCCCTGCCCTGGTACATGACCCGCTCCCAGGAGATCCTGGGCACCCTGGACCACTCTTCCACCAGCTCCATCAACGGGGATGTCACGTCCGGCTACGGCTCCGGTCTGTCAGTCAGTGGAGCCTCTGAGGTGAGCAAGGTCACTGCCCAGGCAACAGTTGGTGAGACTGCAGGGGGAAAAGGGAAGAAGGAAGTGGTGGAGGATGGAGCCGAGGTTGTCATAGCAACCATCAAAGAGTTCCAGGAAGTGACTCCACGTGCGAAGGAGGCCAACGGGACGAGCGGGTCGAACCCCAACCTGACCCTGAGAGAAAACGGCGCACACGTCTTAGAACCCTACGGATTCCTGGGGTCCTGCAAGTCGGAGCAGCCTCAGTCCAGGCCCCACTCAGAGGTGGGGTTAGGGGGCGGTTCAGGCCCGCCCCTAGAGGGGGACTCTCTGGAGCACACCTCTCCCCCGGCCCACCGTGAGGTGTGCGGCTGCCGCACAGTCTACGCCAACTGCTTCAGCGGTGACGTGGAGGACGGCTGTGGCTTCGACGAGGAGCTCACCATCTACGAGTTCTCCAAGCGCACGCGCCCCAAACCAGCCCATTCTACACCCCTGgcctcccccacctcccccatCCCCTCCCCCAACATCCTGTCCCTGCTGAGAGACACCCCTCgccccctctccaccctctccaccacCTCCTCAGAGCTCAGCCCACTCCTGTCCCGCCCTGTCTCCCCCACGCCCCCCATCGGCTCCCTGCGTTCCCTCACCAACAAGCACTACGGGGGGCTGAAAGGGGGCTTCGTCTCCCTGAGACAAGACATCAATCAGCTCCTACTGGTCCTGGCTGGGCCACCACCATCATCAGAACCCTCCAAAACAGATCAGGATGAGGGTGGAGAAGGGGGACCCAACCCAACCCAAGGGGAGGGTCCAACCGCGTGCTGTGGAGGTGCAAGTCCTCCGCCCATGACGGAGGCTGAGAGGAATTTACTCCAGGCGGAGGCACGACGGTTGGCAACAGGGTGCCAACGTGCCACGCGTGTGGGCTGGGCTCCAGAGGAGGCGCTTCGTTCCTTATCCAACACTTTCAGTGCCCTGGTGCAGCTCTCCGCAGCCTGCCTGAGAACACACCCCTGTCCTGGATGTGACGCCTGCCGCAACGGGGGTCAGATCCAGAGCACTGATGATGATGGGGGCCAGGAGGAGGCTCTGGACAAGCTGAAGGAGATCGTAGGGCTGTACAGGGAGTTTGTTGGGGCTGTGGAGACTGCTGGAGCCGGGGCCGGGTCTGGGTCCAGCGGTGGGACGGGGTCTGGGGATGGACAGGGAGAGGGCGAGGGGGTGAGGCTTCTGGCCAAACGGTGCACGGTGCTCATCTCTTCCGTCTTTGCGCTAACACAGCTGTTCAGGACGCACTCGCCGGACACGCCAGGTCACACACCTCTCAACTTTTGA
- the LOC139581354 gene encoding mitochondrial nicotinamide adenine dinucleotide transporter SLC25A51-like produces MAVTTMNPESARTSQPQGSLGKSGGSLLSGRGLVAALTPRGKHYACGSIAAFTNIMVTFPIQKVLFRQQLHGVRAREAVGQLQRDGMRNLYRGLLPPLLQKTTTVAIMFGLYEDFSHVLLDQVSTGSGIPELVTRSFAAALAGTAEAALMPFERVQTLLQDHRHHGRFHNTAHTFRTLLSEYGVKECYRGLVPVLIRNGPSNMLFFGLRGPIKEQLPEASSRAGHLVNDFVCGGVLGAALGIMFYPLNVVKSRAQSQVGGAFRPCGEVLMMVWRERGGSVAMLFRGAHLNYHRSLLSWGIINATYELLLKVF; encoded by the coding sequence ATGGCTGTTACCACCATGAACCCAGAGTCAGCCCGCACATCACAGCCCCAGGGCTCCCTTGGTAAAAGTGGGGGCTCCCTGCTATCTGGCAGGGGTTTGGTGGCAGCGCTCACCCCTCGAGGGAAGCACTATGCATGTGGTTCCATAGCTGCCTTCACCAACATCATGGTGACATTCCCCATCCAGAAAGTTCTGTTCAGGCAGCAGCTGCACGGTGTGCGGGCCAGAGAGGCCGTCGGACAGCTCCAACGGGACGGGATGAGGAACCTCTACAGGGGGctgctccctcctcttctccagaaGACCACCACGGTAGCCATCATGTTCGGCCTGTACGAGGACTTCTCCCATGTCTTACTGGACCAGGTGTCCACAGGCAGCGGCATTCCCGAGCTGGTGACGCGGAGCTTCGCAGCTGCGCTGGCAGGCACGGCAGAGGCTGCCCTGATGCCGTTTGAGCGGGTGCAGACTCTCCTCCAGGACCACCGGCACCACGGCCGCTTCCACAACACGGCCCACACCTTCCGGACGCTCCTAAGCGAGTACGGTGTGAAGGAGTGCTACCGCGGCCTGGTGCCAGTCTTAATAAGAAACGGTCCCAGTAACATGCTGTTCTTCGGGCTCCGCGGGCCCATCAAGGAGCAGCTCCCTGAGGCCTCCAGCCGGGCCGGCCACCTGGTCAATGACTTTGTGTGTGGAGGGGTGCTGGGGGCGGCGCTGGGGATCATGTTCTACCCGCTGAACGTGGTGAAGTCCCGTGCCCAGTCCCAAGTTGGGGGTGCGTTCCGGCCTTGTGGGGAGGTGTTAATGATGGTTTGGCGGGAGAGAGGCGGCAGCGTGGCCATGCTGTTCAGAGGGGCCCACCTCAACTACCACCGCTCCCTTCTCTCCTGGGGCATCATCAACGCCACATACGAGCTGCTGCTCAAAGTGTTCTGA